A single Klebsiella variicola DNA region contains:
- a CDS encoding DMSO/selenate family reductase complex B subunit, whose protein sequence is MTTQYGFFIDSARCTGCKTCELACKDYKNLTPEVSFRRIYEYAGGDWQEDNGVWNQNVFAYYLSIACNHCEDPACTKVCPSGAMHKREDGFVVVNEEVCIGCRYCHMACPYGAPQYNADKGHMTKCDGCHERVAEGKKPICVESCPLRALDFGPIAELRAKHGQLAAVAPLPSAHFTRPSIVIKPNANARPCGDTTGYLANPKEV, encoded by the coding sequence ATGACAACTCAGTATGGATTTTTTATTGATTCCGCCCGTTGCACCGGTTGCAAGACCTGCGAACTGGCCTGTAAGGATTACAAGAACCTGACCCCGGAGGTCAGCTTCCGCCGCATCTATGAGTATGCCGGTGGCGACTGGCAGGAGGATAACGGTGTCTGGAATCAGAACGTTTTTGCTTATTACCTCTCCATCGCCTGTAACCACTGCGAAGATCCGGCCTGCACCAAGGTCTGTCCGAGCGGGGCAATGCACAAGCGTGAAGATGGTTTTGTCGTGGTCAACGAAGAGGTGTGCATTGGCTGCCGTTACTGCCATATGGCCTGCCCGTACGGCGCCCCGCAGTACAACGCCGACAAGGGCCACATGACCAAGTGCGACGGTTGCCATGAGCGCGTCGCCGAGGGGAAAAAGCCGATCTGCGTCGAGTCCTGCCCGCTGCGGGCGCTTGATTTCGGGCCGATTGCCGAGCTGCGCGCTAAGCATGGCCAGCTGGCCGCGGTAGCCCCGCTGCCGTCGGCGCACTTTACCAGGCCGAGTATCGTTATTAAACCTAACGCCAATGCCCGGCCGTGTGGCGATACCACCGGTTACCTGGCGAATCCGAAGGAGGTGTGA
- the dmsA gene encoding dimethylsulfoxide reductase subunit A — protein sequence MKIKAPDALLAAEVSRRGLMKTTAIGGLALASNALTLPFTRLAHAADTPAPANEKVVWSACTVNCGSRCPLRMHVVDGAIKYVETDNTGDDNYDGLHQVRACLRGRSMRRRVYNPDRLKYPMKRVGKRGEGKFEQISWEEAFDTIASNMQRLIKEYGNESIYLNYGTGTLGGTLTRSWPPGKTLIARLMNCCGGYLNHYGDYSSAQIAEGLNYTYGGWADGNSPSDIENSQLVVLFGNNPGETRMSGGGVTYYLEQARQKSNARMIIIDPRYTDTGAGREDEWIPIRPGTDAALVSGLAWVMITENLVDQPFLDKYCVGYDEKTLPAGAPANGHYKAYILGQGTDGIAKTPEWASTITGIPRERIVKLAREIATAKPAYISQGWGPQRHANGEIATRAISMLAILTGNVGINGGNSGAREGSYSLPFERMPTLENPVQTSISMFMWTDAIERGPEMTALRDGVRGKDKLDVPIKMIWNYAGNCLINQHSEINRTHEILQDDKKCEMIVVIDCHMTSSAKYADILLPDCTASEQMDFALDASCGNMSYIIFADQAIKPRFECKTIYEMTTELAKRLGVEQQFTEGRTQEGWMRHLYEQSQKAIPDLPDFDTFRQQGIYKQRDPQGHHVAYKAFREDPQANPLTTPSGKIEIYSQALAKIAATWELPEGDVIDPLPIYTPGFENYNDPLTAKYPLQLTGFHYKSRVHSTYGNVDVLKAACRQEMWINPIDAKQRGIANGDRIRIFNDRGEVHIEAKVTPRMMPGVVALGEGAWYNPDASRVDQAGSINVLTTQRPSPLAKGNPSHTNLVQVEKL from the coding sequence ATGAAAATTAAAGCCCCCGATGCTTTACTGGCTGCTGAGGTAAGCCGCCGTGGTCTGATGAAAACCACGGCAATAGGCGGCCTGGCGCTGGCCAGCAACGCACTAACATTACCCTTTACCCGACTGGCGCATGCCGCCGATACGCCGGCACCCGCCAACGAGAAGGTGGTCTGGAGTGCCTGTACCGTCAACTGCGGCAGCCGCTGCCCGCTGCGCATGCACGTGGTGGATGGCGCGATTAAATACGTCGAAACCGATAATACCGGTGACGATAACTATGACGGTTTGCACCAGGTCCGCGCCTGCCTGCGCGGGCGTTCGATGCGCCGCCGCGTCTATAACCCGGATCGCCTGAAGTACCCGATGAAGCGCGTTGGCAAACGCGGGGAAGGGAAATTCGAGCAAATCAGCTGGGAAGAGGCGTTCGATACTATCGCCAGCAATATGCAGCGGCTGATTAAAGAATACGGCAACGAATCCATCTATCTGAACTACGGCACCGGTACGCTCGGCGGCACGCTGACTCGTTCCTGGCCGCCAGGAAAAACGCTGATTGCCCGTCTGATGAACTGCTGCGGCGGTTATCTGAACCACTATGGCGATTACTCTTCGGCGCAGATTGCCGAGGGCCTCAATTATACCTACGGCGGCTGGGCCGACGGCAATAGTCCATCGGATATTGAAAACAGCCAGCTGGTGGTGCTGTTCGGCAATAACCCCGGCGAAACGCGGATGAGCGGCGGCGGGGTGACATACTACCTTGAACAGGCGCGGCAGAAATCCAATGCCCGGATGATCATCATCGATCCGCGCTATACCGACACCGGCGCCGGGCGTGAAGATGAATGGATCCCGATTCGCCCCGGCACCGATGCGGCGCTGGTATCGGGTCTGGCGTGGGTGATGATCACCGAGAATCTGGTCGATCAGCCGTTCCTCGATAAATACTGCGTGGGATACGACGAGAAAACGCTGCCCGCCGGTGCGCCAGCCAATGGTCACTACAAAGCTTACATTCTTGGCCAGGGCACGGACGGTATCGCCAAAACGCCGGAGTGGGCCTCGACGATTACCGGTATTCCGCGCGAACGCATTGTTAAACTGGCGCGCGAAATTGCCACCGCCAAACCGGCCTATATCAGCCAGGGTTGGGGGCCGCAGCGTCACGCCAACGGCGAAATCGCCACCCGGGCTATCTCGATGCTCGCTATCCTGACGGGTAACGTCGGGATCAACGGCGGCAACAGCGGCGCGCGCGAGGGCTCTTACAGCCTGCCCTTTGAGCGCATGCCGACGCTGGAGAATCCGGTTCAGACCAGTATCTCGATGTTTATGTGGACCGACGCTATCGAGCGTGGTCCGGAAATGACCGCGCTGCGCGACGGCGTTCGTGGCAAAGATAAGCTCGACGTGCCGATCAAAATGATCTGGAACTATGCGGGCAATTGCCTGATTAACCAGCACTCAGAGATCAACCGTACCCACGAGATCCTGCAGGACGACAAGAAGTGCGAGATGATCGTAGTCATCGATTGCCATATGACCTCGTCCGCGAAATACGCCGATATTCTGCTGCCGGACTGCACCGCCTCCGAGCAGATGGATTTCGCGCTGGATGCCTCCTGCGGCAACATGTCCTACATCATCTTTGCCGATCAGGCCATCAAGCCGCGTTTCGAATGCAAAACTATCTATGAGATGACCACCGAGCTGGCAAAACGCCTCGGTGTGGAGCAGCAGTTTACCGAAGGCCGTACCCAGGAAGGCTGGATGCGCCATCTGTATGAACAGTCGCAGAAAGCGATCCCTGACCTACCAGATTTCGACACCTTCCGCCAGCAGGGCATTTATAAGCAGCGCGATCCGCAAGGACACCATGTGGCCTACAAAGCCTTCCGCGAGGATCCGCAGGCCAATCCGCTGACCACGCCGTCGGGCAAGATCGAAATCTACTCGCAGGCGCTGGCGAAAATCGCGGCCACCTGGGAGCTGCCGGAAGGGGATGTTATCGATCCACTGCCGATCTACACCCCGGGCTTCGAAAACTACAACGATCCATTGACGGCGAAATACCCGCTACAGCTGACCGGCTTCCACTATAAATCGCGCGTTCACTCAACTTACGGCAACGTCGATGTACTGAAGGCCGCCTGTCGGCAGGAGATGTGGATTAACCCGATCGACGCGAAGCAACGCGGCATTGCCAACGGCGATCGCATTCGCATCTTCAACGACCGCGGAGAAGTGCATATTGAAGCGAAGGTGACGCCGCGCATGATGCCGGGCGTTGTCGCGCTGGGGGAAGGGGCCTGGTATAACCCGGACGCTTCACGGGTGGATCAGGCGGGCAGCATTAACGTGCTGACCACCCAGCGTCCGTCGCCGCTGGCGAAGGGGAACCCGTCGCATACCAACCTCGTCCAGGTTGAGAAGCTGTAA
- the serS gene encoding serine--tRNA ligase, with translation MLDPNLLRTEPDAVAEKLARRGFKLDVDKLRALEERRKVLQVQTENLQAERNSRSKSIGQAKARGEDIEPLRLEVNKLGEQLDAAKSELETLLAEIRDIALAIPNIPHDDVPVGRDENDNVEVSRWGTPRQFDFEVRDHVTLGEMHGGLDFAAAVKLTGSRFVVMKGQLARLHRALAQFMLDLHTEQHGYSENYVPYLVNQDTLYGTGQLPKFAGDLFHTRPLEEEADSSNYALIPTAEVPLTNLVRDEIIDEDDLPIKMTAHTPCFRSEAGSYGRDTRGLIRMHQFDKVEMVQIVRPEDSMAALEEMTGHAEKVLQLLGLPYRKVALCTGDMGFSACKTYDLEVWVPAQNTYREISSCSNVWDFQARRMQARCRSKSDKKTRLVHTLNGSGLAVGRTLVALMENYQQADGRIEIPEILRPYMRGLEYIG, from the coding sequence ATGCTCGATCCCAATCTGCTGCGTACCGAGCCAGACGCAGTCGCAGAAAAACTGGCACGCCGGGGCTTTAAGCTGGATGTAGATAAACTTCGCGCGCTTGAAGAGCGTCGTAAAGTTCTGCAGGTGCAAACGGAAAACCTGCAGGCGGAGCGTAACTCCCGATCGAAATCCATTGGCCAGGCGAAAGCGCGCGGGGAAGACATCGAGCCATTACGCCTGGAAGTGAACAAACTCGGCGAACAGTTGGATGCTGCAAAGTCCGAGCTGGAAACGCTGCTGGCGGAAATTCGCGATATCGCGCTGGCGATCCCGAATATTCCTCATGATGATGTGCCGGTTGGCCGTGACGAAAACGACAACGTTGAAGTCAGCCGCTGGGGCACGCCGCGCCAGTTCGATTTTGAAGTGCGCGATCACGTGACGCTGGGGGAAATGCACGGGGGGCTGGATTTTGCCGCCGCCGTTAAGCTGACTGGTTCGCGTTTTGTGGTGATGAAAGGCCAGCTGGCCCGTCTGCACCGCGCCCTGGCGCAGTTCATGCTGGATCTGCACACCGAACAGCATGGCTATAGCGAAAACTATGTCCCGTACCTGGTGAACCAGGACACGCTGTATGGCACCGGCCAGTTGCCGAAATTCGCTGGCGACCTGTTCCATACTCGTCCGCTGGAAGAAGAAGCCGACAGCAGCAACTACGCGCTGATCCCGACGGCGGAAGTGCCGCTGACCAACCTGGTACGCGATGAAATCATCGACGAAGACGACCTGCCGATCAAAATGACCGCCCATACGCCGTGCTTCCGCTCTGAAGCCGGTTCCTATGGTCGCGACACCCGCGGTCTGATCCGCATGCACCAGTTCGACAAAGTTGAAATGGTGCAGATCGTGCGTCCGGAAGACTCCATGGCCGCGCTGGAAGAGATGACCGGTCACGCCGAGAAAGTGCTGCAGCTGCTGGGTCTGCCGTACCGTAAGGTCGCGCTGTGCACCGGCGATATGGGCTTCAGCGCCTGCAAAACCTACGACCTGGAAGTGTGGGTTCCGGCGCAGAACACCTACCGTGAAATCTCTTCCTGCTCTAACGTCTGGGATTTCCAGGCGCGTCGTATGCAGGCCCGCTGCCGCAGCAAGTCCGACAAGAAGACTCGCCTCGTTCATACTCTGAATGGTTCTGGTCTGGCGGTAGGTCGTACCCTGGTGGCGCTGATGGAAAACTATCAGCAGGCCGATGGCCGTATTGAGATCCCGGAAATTCTGCGCCCGTATATGCGTGGCCTCGAATATATCGGGTAA
- the rarA gene encoding replication-associated recombination protein RarA: MSNLSLDFSDNAFQPLAARMRPENLAQYIGQQHLLAPGKPLPRAIEAGHLHSMILWGPPGTGKTTLAEVIARYASADVERISAVTSGVKEIREAIERARQNRNAGRRTILFVDEVHRFNKSQQDAFLPHIEDGTITFIGATTENPSFELNSALLSRARVYLLKSLTTDDIERVLDQTMNDKSRGYGGQDIILPEETRKAIAELVNGDARRALNTLEMMADMAESDDSGKRVLKAELLTEIAGERSARFDNKGDRFYDLISALHKSVRGSAPDAALYWYARIITAGGDPLYVARRCLAIASEDVGNADPRAMQVAISAWDCFTRVGPAEGERAIAQAIVYLACAPKSNAVYTAFKAALSDARDRPDYDVPVHLRNAPTKLMKEMGYGQEYRYAHDEPNAYAAGEQYFPQEMAQTRYYHPTNRGLEGKIGEKLAWLAEQDQNSPIKRYR; the protein is encoded by the coding sequence GTGAGCAATCTGTCGCTCGATTTTTCCGACAACGCGTTTCAACCTCTGGCCGCTCGCATGCGGCCAGAAAATTTAGCGCAGTATATTGGCCAGCAGCATCTGCTGGCGCCGGGTAAACCCCTGCCGCGGGCGATTGAAGCCGGGCACCTGCATTCAATGATCCTCTGGGGGCCGCCGGGCACCGGCAAGACCACCCTCGCGGAAGTGATTGCCCGCTACGCCAGCGCCGATGTCGAACGGATCTCGGCGGTGACCTCAGGGGTCAAAGAGATCCGCGAAGCCATTGAGCGCGCGCGGCAAAACCGCAACGCCGGCCGACGGACCATCCTGTTTGTTGACGAAGTGCATCGTTTCAACAAAAGCCAGCAGGATGCCTTTCTGCCCCATATTGAAGACGGCACCATCACTTTTATTGGCGCGACGACCGAAAACCCCTCCTTTGAGCTTAATTCAGCGCTGCTCTCCCGCGCCCGCGTCTACTTACTGAAATCGCTGACCACCGACGATATCGAGCGGGTGCTTGACCAGACGATGAACGATAAGTCCCGCGGCTACGGCGGGCAGGATATTATTCTGCCGGAAGAGACCCGCAAGGCCATCGCCGAACTGGTGAACGGCGACGCGAGGCGGGCGCTGAATACCCTGGAAATGATGGCTGATATGGCCGAGAGCGATGACTCGGGCAAGCGGGTGCTGAAGGCGGAACTGCTGACCGAGATCGCTGGCGAGCGCAGCGCGCGCTTTGATAACAAAGGCGACCGGTTCTACGATTTGATTTCTGCTCTGCATAAGTCGGTGCGCGGTAGCGCGCCGGATGCGGCACTTTACTGGTATGCGCGGATCATCACCGCCGGCGGCGATCCGCTGTACGTTGCCCGCCGCTGTCTGGCGATAGCCTCGGAAGATGTCGGCAACGCCGACCCACGGGCGATGCAGGTCGCCATTTCGGCGTGGGATTGCTTTACCCGCGTCGGGCCGGCGGAAGGCGAACGGGCGATTGCCCAGGCCATTGTCTATCTGGCCTGCGCGCCGAAAAGCAACGCCGTCTACACCGCCTTTAAAGCGGCGCTGTCCGACGCGCGGGATCGTCCTGACTACGACGTTCCGGTGCATCTGCGCAATGCGCCGACGAAGCTGATGAAAGAGATGGGTTACGGACAGGAGTATCGTTACGCTCATGACGAACCCAACGCCTACGCCGCCGGCGAGCAGTACTTCCCGCAGGAAATGGCGCAAACGCGCTATTATCACCCGACAAACCGGGGGCTTGAGGGCAAAATTGGCGAAAAGCTCGCCTGGCTCGCTGAACAGGATCAAAATAGCCCGATAAAACGCTACCGCTAA
- the lolA gene encoding outer membrane lipoprotein chaperone LolA, giving the protein MKKLAITCALLSGMVVSQVWADAASDLKSRLDKVSSFHASFTQKVTDGSGNAVQDGQGDLWVKRPNLFNWHMTQPDESVLVSDGKTLWFYNPFVEQATATWLKDATSNTPFMLIARNQSSDWQQYNIKQNGDDFVLTPKSGSGNLKQFTINVGRDGTIHQFSAVEQDDQRSSYQLKSQQNGAVDASKFTFTPPKGVTVDDQRK; this is encoded by the coding sequence ATGAAAAAACTCGCAATCACCTGTGCATTACTGTCTGGTATGGTCGTCAGCCAGGTCTGGGCAGATGCGGCCAGTGACTTAAAAAGCCGTCTTGATAAAGTGAGCAGTTTCCATGCCAGCTTCACGCAGAAAGTCACCGACGGCAGTGGTAACGCCGTCCAGGACGGACAGGGCGACCTGTGGGTAAAACGTCCGAACCTGTTTAACTGGCATATGACCCAGCCAGATGAAAGCGTTCTTGTCTCGGATGGCAAAACGCTGTGGTTCTACAACCCGTTCGTTGAGCAGGCTACGGCGACCTGGCTGAAAGATGCTACCAGCAACACGCCGTTTATGCTGATTGCCCGCAACCAGTCCAGTGACTGGCAGCAGTACAATATCAAACAAAACGGCGATGATTTTGTGCTGACGCCGAAAAGCGGCAGCGGTAACCTGAAGCAGTTCACGATCAACGTCGGTCGGGACGGCACCATCCATCAGTTCAGCGCCGTCGAGCAGGATGACCAGCGCAGCAGCTATCAGCTGAAGTCGCAGCAGAACGGCGCCGTCGACGCATCTAAGTTCACCTTTACGCCGCCGAAAGGGGTGACGGTGGACGATCAACGTAAGTAG
- the ftsK gene encoding DNA translocase FtsK encodes MSQEYTEDKEVKLTKLSSGRRLLEAMLILCSLFAIWLMAALLSFNPSDPSWSQTAWHEPIHNLGGAPGAWLADTLFFIFGVMAYTIPVIIIGGCWFAWRHQENDEYIDYFAVSLRLIGALALILTSCGLAAINADDIWYFASGGVIGSLLSTTLQPLLHSSGGTIALLCIWAAGLTLFTGWSWVSIAEKLGGGILSVLTFASNRTRRDDTWVDEGEYEDDDEEYDDEEAATPQESRRARILRSALARRKRLAEKFTNPMGRKTDAALFSGKRMDDGEEAVQYSASGAPVAADDVLFSGASAARPTEDDVLFSGASAARPGDFDPYDPLLNGHSIAEPVGAAAAATAAPQAWAESAAGHQGAAPAYQPEAGYPPQAYQPEPAPYQQPVYDPHAGQPAPQAYQPEPAPYQQPAYASHAAQPAPQAYQPEPAPYQQPTYDPYAGQPAPQAYQPEPAPYQQPTYDPYAAQPAPQGYQPEPAPYQQPTYDPYAAQPAPQAYQPEPAPYQQPTYDPHAGQPAPQAYQPEQAPYQQPTYDPHAAQPAPQAYQPQSAPVPSPEPEPEVAPEEVKRPPLYYFEEVEEKRARERELLASWYQPIPEPESPIATKPLTPPASSSKPPVETTVVSAVAAGVHQATAASGGAAATTSATAASAAAAPLFSPASSGPRVQVKEGIGPKLPRPNRVRVPTRRELASYGIKLPSQREAEQRARQAERDPHYDDELLSDEEADAMEQDELARQFAATQQQRYGHRWEDDNATDDDDADTAAEAELARQFAATQQQRYAAEQPPGANPFSPADYEFSPMKTLVNEGPSEPLFTPTPEVQPQQPAAAPQQGYQPAQHQPVHPQPVPPQPYQTAPQPVQQQQPVAPQGHQPAAPAPQESLIHPLLMRNGDSRPLQRPTTPLPSLDLLTPPPSEVEPVDTFALEQMARLVEARLADFRIKADVVNYSPGPVITRFELNLAPGVKAARISNLSRDLARSLSTVAVRVVEVIPGKPYVGLELPNKKRQTVYLREVLDNAKFRDNPSPLTVVLGKDIAGDPVVADLAKMPHLLVAGTTGSGKSVGVNAMILSMLYKAQPEDVRFIMIDPKMLELSVYEGIPHLLTEVVTDMKDAANALRWSVNEMERRYKLMSALGVRNLAGYNEKIAEAARMGRPIPDPYWKPGDSMDAVHPVLEKLPYIVVLVDEFADLMMTVGKKVEELIARLAQKARAAGIHLVLATQRPSVDVITGLIKANIPTRIAFTVSSKIDSRTILDQGGAESLLGMGDMLYSGPNSTTPVRVHGAFVRDQEVHAVVQDWKARGRPQYVDGITSDSESEGGGGGFDGGEELDPLFDQAVSFVTEKRKASISGVQRQFRIGYNRAARIIEQMEAQGIVSEQGHNGNREVLAPPPFE; translated from the coding sequence TTGAGCCAGGAATACACCGAAGACAAAGAAGTCAAACTAACCAAACTCAGCAGCGGGCGCCGACTCCTTGAGGCGATGCTCATCCTTTGCTCCCTCTTCGCCATCTGGCTGATGGCGGCACTACTGAGCTTTAACCCCTCGGATCCAAGCTGGTCGCAGACGGCGTGGCATGAGCCTATTCATAATTTAGGCGGCGCCCCCGGTGCGTGGCTTGCCGATACCCTCTTTTTCATTTTTGGCGTCATGGCCTACACCATCCCGGTCATCATTATTGGCGGATGCTGGTTTGCCTGGCGGCATCAGGAAAACGACGAATACATTGATTATTTCGCCGTTTCCCTGCGCCTCATTGGCGCGTTAGCCCTGATCCTGACCTCCTGTGGTCTGGCAGCCATTAACGCCGATGATATCTGGTACTTTGCCTCGGGCGGAGTGATCGGCAGCCTGCTGAGCACCACGCTGCAACCGCTGCTGCACAGCAGCGGCGGCACCATCGCCCTGTTATGCATCTGGGCGGCTGGCCTGACGCTGTTCACCGGTTGGTCGTGGGTCAGCATTGCGGAAAAACTGGGCGGCGGGATCCTGTCGGTACTCACCTTTGCCAGCAACCGTACCCGTCGCGATGATACCTGGGTCGATGAAGGCGAATACGAAGATGACGATGAAGAGTACGACGACGAAGAGGCGGCAACCCCTCAGGAGTCGCGTCGTGCCCGTATTTTACGCAGCGCGCTGGCGCGACGTAAGCGTCTGGCCGAGAAGTTTACCAACCCCATGGGGCGTAAAACCGACGCGGCGCTTTTCTCCGGCAAACGGATGGATGACGGTGAAGAGGCGGTGCAATACAGCGCCAGCGGTGCGCCTGTCGCCGCCGACGATGTACTGTTTTCCGGCGCCAGCGCGGCACGTCCCACAGAGGATGATGTGCTGTTCTCCGGCGCCAGCGCCGCGCGCCCTGGAGATTTCGACCCTTACGATCCGTTGCTGAATGGTCATAGTATCGCTGAGCCCGTGGGCGCAGCGGCGGCGGCCACTGCCGCGCCACAGGCGTGGGCTGAATCCGCGGCTGGCCATCAGGGCGCTGCGCCTGCTTATCAGCCGGAAGCGGGTTACCCGCCGCAGGCGTACCAGCCAGAGCCGGCGCCGTATCAGCAGCCGGTTTACGATCCGCATGCTGGTCAGCCGGCGCCGCAGGCGTACCAGCCAGAGCCGGCGCCGTATCAGCAGCCGGCTTATGCTTCGCATGCTGCTCAGCCTGCGCCGCAGGCGTATCAGCCAGAGCCGGCGCCGTATCAGCAGCCGACTTACGATCCGTATGCCGGTCAGCCGGCGCCGCAGGCGTATCAGCCAGAGCCGGCGCCGTATCAGCAGCCGACTTACGATCCGTATGCCGCTCAGCCTGCGCCGCAAGGGTATCAGCCAGAGCCGGCGCCGTATCAGCAGCCGACTTACGATCCGTATGCCGCTCAGCCTGCGCCGCAGGCGTATCAGCCAGAGCCGGCGCCGTATCAGCAGCCGACTTACGATCCGCATGCCGGACAACCTGCGCCGCAGGCGTATCAGCCAGAGCAGGCGCCGTATCAGCAGCCGACTTACGATCCGCATGCCGCTCAGCCTGCGCCGCAGGCGTATCAGCCGCAAAGCGCGCCAGTGCCGTCACCGGAGCCAGAACCAGAGGTTGCGCCGGAAGAGGTGAAACGTCCTCCGCTATATTACTTCGAAGAAGTCGAAGAGAAGCGGGCACGTGAACGCGAGCTGCTGGCCTCCTGGTATCAGCCAATTCCTGAGCCTGAAAGTCCGATTGCCACTAAACCGCTGACGCCGCCAGCCTCCTCGTCTAAACCGCCAGTGGAGACAACCGTGGTCTCTGCGGTCGCGGCAGGGGTGCATCAGGCAACGGCCGCCAGCGGCGGCGCGGCGGCAACAACCTCGGCGACGGCCGCATCCGCTGCGGCTGCGCCATTGTTCAGCCCGGCGTCCAGCGGACCGCGGGTCCAGGTGAAAGAGGGCATTGGTCCAAAACTACCGCGACCAAACCGCGTTCGTGTCCCGACGCGTCGGGAGCTGGCCTCCTACGGCATCAAGCTACCGTCGCAACGGGAGGCGGAACAGCGTGCGCGCCAGGCGGAGCGCGACCCCCATTATGACGATGAGCTGCTCTCGGATGAGGAAGCGGATGCTATGGAGCAGGATGAACTGGCTCGCCAGTTCGCCGCCACCCAGCAGCAGCGCTATGGCCATCGCTGGGAAGACGATAACGCGACTGATGACGATGACGCCGACACTGCGGCGGAAGCGGAACTGGCGCGCCAGTTTGCCGCCACCCAGCAGCAGCGCTACGCCGCTGAGCAGCCGCCGGGCGCTAATCCGTTCTCGCCGGCGGATTATGAATTCTCGCCGATGAAAACGCTGGTCAATGAGGGTCCGAGCGAGCCGCTGTTTACGCCGACACCGGAAGTACAGCCGCAACAACCGGCTGCCGCTCCGCAGCAGGGTTATCAACCTGCGCAGCACCAGCCGGTACACCCTCAGCCAGTGCCGCCACAGCCTTACCAGACTGCACCTCAGCCCGTGCAGCAGCAACAGCCGGTTGCCCCGCAGGGGCATCAGCCTGCCGCGCCCGCGCCGCAGGAGAGCCTGATCCACCCGCTGCTGATGCGCAATGGCGATAGCCGTCCGCTGCAAAGACCGACCACGCCGTTGCCGTCGCTGGATCTGCTCACGCCGCCGCCCAGTGAAGTCGAGCCGGTGGATACCTTTGCTCTCGAGCAGATGGCGCGACTGGTGGAAGCACGTCTGGCCGATTTCCGCATTAAAGCGGATGTGGTGAACTACTCGCCGGGGCCGGTGATCACCCGCTTCGAACTGAATCTGGCGCCTGGCGTCAAAGCGGCGCGAATCTCTAACCTGTCACGCGATCTGGCGCGTTCGCTGTCGACGGTTGCCGTGCGCGTGGTGGAAGTGATCCCGGGTAAACCGTATGTCGGTCTTGAGCTGCCGAATAAAAAGCGTCAGACCGTCTATCTGCGTGAAGTGCTCGACAACGCCAAGTTCCGCGATAACCCATCGCCGCTGACCGTGGTGCTGGGTAAAGATATCGCTGGCGACCCGGTGGTAGCTGACCTGGCGAAAATGCCGCACCTGCTGGTTGCCGGTACTACCGGTTCCGGTAAGTCAGTCGGTGTGAACGCCATGATCCTCAGCATGCTCTACAAAGCGCAGCCGGAAGATGTGCGTTTCATCATGATCGACCCGAAAATGCTCGAGCTGTCGGTCTACGAAGGTATTCCGCATCTGCTGACGGAAGTGGTCACCGACATGAAAGACGCCGCCAATGCGCTGCGCTGGAGCGTCAACGAGATGGAGCGCCGCTACAAGCTGATGTCAGCGCTGGGCGTGCGTAACCTGGCGGGCTATAACGAGAAGATCGCCGAGGCCGCGCGCATGGGGCGTCCGATTCCGGATCCGTACTGGAAGCCGGGCGACAGCATGGATGCCGTACATCCGGTGCTGGAAAAACTGCCGTATATCGTGGTGCTGGTGGACGAGTTCGCCGACCTGATGATGACCGTCGGCAAGAAGGTGGAAGAGCTGATTGCCCGTCTGGCGCAAAAAGCGCGTGCGGCGGGGATCCACCTGGTGCTGGCGACGCAGCGTCCGTCGGTAGATGTTATTACCGGCCTGATTAAGGCCAACATTCCGACGCGCATCGCCTTTACCGTGTCGAGTAAAATTGACTCGCGTACCATTCTCGATCAGGGCGGCGCGGAATCGCTGCTGGGTATGGGGGATATGCTTTACTCCGGACCGAACTCTACCACGCCGGTGCGCGTCCACGGGGCGTTTGTACGCGACCAGGAAGTCCACGCTGTGGTTCAGGACTGGAAAGCCCGCGGCCGTCCGCAGTACGTCGATGGCATTACCTCCGACAGCGAAAGCGAAGGCGGTGGTGGCGGCTTTGATGGCGGGGAAGAGCTGGACCCGCTGTTCGATCAGGCGGTCAGTTTTGTGACTGAGAAGCGCAAAGCGTCGATTTCCGGGGTCCAGCGTCAGTTCCGCATTGGCTATAACCGGGCAGCACGCATTATCGAACAGATGGAAGCGCAGGGGATCGTCAGCGAACAGGGCCATAACGGTAACCGCGAAGTGCTGGCGCCGCCGCCCTTTGAATGA